The Limnothrix sp. FACHB-406 genome contains a region encoding:
- a CDS encoding 30S ribosomal protein S1 has product MPTQEISAINSIDVGFGHDDFAALLDKYDYHFSPGDIVAGTVFSIEPRGALIDIGAKTSAYIPIQEMSINRIENPDEVLQPNETREFFILADENEDGQLTLSIRRIEYMRAWERVRQLQAEDATVRSAVFATNRGGALVRIEGLRGFIPGSHISTRKPKEELVGEELPLKFLEVDEDRNRLVLSHRRALVERKMNRLEVGEVVIGTVRGIKPYGAFIDIGGVSGLLHISEISHEHIDTPHSIFNVNDEVKVMIIDLDAERGRISLSTKQLEPEPGDMLKNRQLVYDKAEEMAAKYREQMKLQQQGGSASAAAEPVAEAAPEEVEESADEAAYATAADE; this is encoded by the coding sequence ATGCCCACCCAAGAAATCTCAGCCATCAACAGCATTGACGTTGGCTTCGGCCACGACGATTTTGCCGCCCTGCTTGATAAGTACGACTATCACTTTAGCCCTGGTGACATCGTGGCAGGGACGGTGTTCAGCATCGAACCGCGCGGCGCATTGATTGACATCGGTGCCAAGACCTCTGCTTATATCCCCATCCAGGAGATGTCCATCAACCGGATCGAAAATCCGGATGAGGTATTGCAGCCCAACGAAACGCGCGAATTCTTCATCTTGGCTGATGAGAATGAGGATGGGCAATTAACCCTTTCAATCCGCCGCATTGAGTACATGCGGGCCTGGGAACGGGTGCGCCAACTGCAAGCGGAAGATGCCACCGTGCGATCGGCCGTGTTTGCCACCAACCGGGGTGGTGCGCTGGTACGGATCGAAGGCCTGCGCGGCTTCATCCCCGGTTCCCACATCAGCACCCGCAAGCCCAAGGAAGAACTGGTGGGCGAAGAGCTGCCCCTCAAGTTCTTGGAAGTGGACGAAGATCGCAACCGCCTGGTCTTGAGCCACCGCCGTGCATTGGTGGAGCGCAAGATGAACCGCCTGGAAGTGGGCGAAGTGGTGATCGGTACCGTCCGTGGCATCAAGCCCTACGGTGCGTTCATCGACATCGGCGGCGTGAGCGGTCTGCTGCACATTTCCGAAATTTCGCACGAGCACATCGATACGCCCCACAGCATCTTCAACGTCAACGACGAAGTGAAGGTGATGATTATCGATTTGGATGCCGAGCGCGGCCGGATCTCGCTTTCGACCAAGCAGCTTGAGCCGGAACCCGGTGACATGCTCAAGAACCGCCAATTGGTCTATGACAAGGCGGAAGAAATGGCAGCGAAGTACCGCGAGCAAATGAAACTGCAACAGCAAGGGGGCAGTGCTAGTGCTGCCGCTGAGCCGGTTGCAGAAGCAGCGCCGGAAGAGGTGGAAGAAAGCGCAGACGAAGCCGCTTACGCCACCGCAGCAGACGAGTAA